ATGGGCAAGGTCAACGGCGCGGCCCCGCAGTTCTTCGGCTGGCACGCGTGGAAGTTCGGCTGGATCACTGACAGTCAGGTCTCGTGCCTGTCCACGGCAAACACGTATTCAACCACTCTGAACGGGGTGGAGTACGGGGGCACCGGCTACAAGCTGGCAGTGATCAAGACCAGCGCCACCACGGCCTACGTCGCCGAGTCCCGCAAGGCCGCCAACAACGACTCCAGCGCCTGCGCCACCGGCGTAGTCATCTACAAGGTCGACACCTCCACCACCACCGGCAACGGGCCGATCCGGATCGTGACGAACCCCAACGCCGCTGCACCCACCGGGAACTGCTCCACGCCCGACATGCAGACCTGGAAGCCCGGCCAGTCGTTCCAGGACGACACCGCTCGCATCCGGATCTACGTGAACAGCTCCGACGCGTACAACGACACCGTCTGGACCTACAAATGGTGACCGCGTAGCACGGGATGCTTCTGGTCAACGGGCGGTGTGGCCGGCGCGGCATGCGCCGACCACACCGCCCCGGCATGCCTCCATCCTCTCGGCAGTCCACCCGGCAACGACGGGGCGAGGCTCCATAACGCGAAGTTATGGAGACATGGGAGCTATCCGTAAGGACTGGTCGCATTCAACCTTGTCCCCACTCTGTGAAATGTCACATCACAAAGGGAGCCTGTTGTGAGAATACGACGAGCCAGAACGGTCATGACGGCGGCCCTTGGGCTCATCGCCGTGGCCGGTTGCGGGGGAACCGGCCAGGGCGGCGACGATGGGCAGGCCAAGACGGCAAGCAAGGGCGGCACACTGCATGTGCTGTCCAGCATCGACCTGGAGCACCTCGATCCGGCCCGCAACTACGTCACCTCGTCCCAGAACGTCGGCCGGCTTGTCTACCGGACACTGACGACTTTCGCGGCGGCCCCCGGCCTGGCCGGGGGCAAGATCGTGCCGGACCTGGCGACGGACAACGGGCGCCCCAGCGACGACGCCCGAACCTGGACCTTCACTCTCAGGGCGGGGGTGAAATTCGAGGACGGCCGGCCCATCACCAGCCGGGACATCAAGTACGGGGTCGAGCGGACGTTCGCCGCGGAGCTGCCCGAAGGCCCGCCGTACGGCCGGATCTGGCTGGCGGGCGGCAAGACGTACAAGGGCCCCTACAAGGACAAGCAAGGGCTCGCCTCGATCGAGACCCCCGACGACAGGACGATCGTCTTCAAGCTCAACCGCCCGGTGGCCGACTTCGGTTCGGCGGTGTCGCTGCCGATGTTCGCCCCGGTACCGAGAGACAAGGACAACGGCGTCAAGTACGACTCCAGGCCTTTCTCCTCCGGTCCGTACAAGATCGAGAACTTCGAAGCCAAGAAGCAGCTCACACTCGTCCGCAACACTCACTGGAGTCCGGACATCGACCCGGTGCGCAAGGGTCTCCCGGACAAGATCGTGATCGATCTCAATCTGGATCCGGCCGTGATCGACCAGCGGCTCATCGCCGCTGGGGGCGAGGACGCCAACGCGGTCGCTCTCGAGCCGATCGGCGCAGCCTCCATCGGGCCGGTGATGGCCGACCCGAAGGTGCGTCAGCGACATGTCATCGGTGAATCGATCAACACACGCTTCGTCAGCATCAATACCAAGCACAAGCCGCTGGACGACGTCCGGGTGCGGCAGGCGATCGCATACGCGCTGGACAAGGAGGCGCTGCGCACCGCTCGCGGCGGCCCGATCATCGGGGAGCTGGCCACCACTCTGCTGCCACCGTCCCTGCCCGGCTTCGTTTCTGACGACCCGTACCCGAGCCAGGACGGCAAGGGGGATCCGGCCAAGGCCAAGGCGCTGCTCGCACAGGCCGGTCACGCCTCGGGCCTGGCCCTCACCCTCGACGCCCCCGCGACAACCACAGGCAAGGCGCAGGCCGAGGCGGTGCAGGCGTCCCTCGCCCGGGCGGGCATCACGGTGAAGATCAACGCGATCAGCTCGTCGGCGTACTACAGCACAGTGGGCAACACGGCCCAGGAGCACGACCTGGTGATCGACGGCTGGACGCCCGACTGGCCCGGCGCCTCCACCTACCTGCCGATCGTGTTCGACGGCCGGATGATCACCCCGGAGGGCAACAACAACCACTCGCAGTACAACTCACGCAAGGTCAACGCGCGGATCGACGAGATCGCCAAAGTGCGCGACCCGGCATCCGCCGCGATGGCCTACGGCGAGCTGGCCAAGCAGATCATGCAGGACGCGCCGGTCGTGCCGTTCCTGTGGGACAAGGCGGCCGTCCTCGTCGGTCCCAACGTCGCCGGGGCGTACGGGCACGTCGCCTACGTCGGGCGTCTGGATCTGGTCTCACTGGGGCTTCGCAAGTGACCACGATGCTCCCCACCTCGGTGTCGTCCGACGTGTCACACGGCGTCGGACGGCACGAGGTGTCCCTGTTGCGGCGGCTGCTGATGCAGCCGTCCGCGGCGGCCGCGCTCACAGGAGTCGTCGCACTCGTCCTGATCGCGCTTGCGGCCCCGCTGATCACCTGGGCAACAGGTACGTCGCCGACCGAGTTCCACTCCGATGCGGTGACTC
This window of the Streptomyces sp. SLBN-118 genome carries:
- a CDS encoding ABC transporter substrate-binding protein — its product is MRIRRARTVMTAALGLIAVAGCGGTGQGGDDGQAKTASKGGTLHVLSSIDLEHLDPARNYVTSSQNVGRLVYRTLTTFAAAPGLAGGKIVPDLATDNGRPSDDARTWTFTLRAGVKFEDGRPITSRDIKYGVERTFAAELPEGPPYGRIWLAGGKTYKGPYKDKQGLASIETPDDRTIVFKLNRPVADFGSAVSLPMFAPVPRDKDNGVKYDSRPFSSGPYKIENFEAKKQLTLVRNTHWSPDIDPVRKGLPDKIVIDLNLDPAVIDQRLIAAGGEDANAVALEPIGAASIGPVMADPKVRQRHVIGESINTRFVSINTKHKPLDDVRVRQAIAYALDKEALRTARGGPIIGELATTLLPPSLPGFVSDDPYPSQDGKGDPAKAKALLAQAGHASGLALTLDAPATTTGKAQAEAVQASLARAGITVKINAISSSAYYSTVGNTAQEHDLVIDGWTPDWPGASTYLPIVFDGRMITPEGNNNHSQYNSRKVNARIDEIAKVRDPASAAMAYGELAKQIMQDAPVVPFLWDKAAVLVGPNVAGAYGHVAYVGRLDLVSLGLRK